The Mauremys reevesii isolate NIE-2019 linkage group 1, ASM1616193v1, whole genome shotgun sequence genome has a segment encoding these proteins:
- the LOC120373321 gene encoding ubiquilin-1-like encodes MAGKGQGPGGNPAEPQIIKVTVKSLEEREEFAVWENSTIADFRGEIAKRFHAPTNLLLLIFAGKVLNDRNTLSQARIHDGFTIHLVIRLKTRAEDQEDQQTNASTHAATLPAGSAGLADLSMLPGNAPSILAFLNELQQLLVVNPEMILQSLENPFVQSMLSNANLIKGLLREHPLLQLLEQQNPEVSHIWNNPALLREMIEFVRNPGMMQEILRNRSQTLLLGGDKVLWQMLPDTPKPTLNGPQAQCGSDPPQNKLPPAGVSQPSHPLPNPWASQFGPQSCIPHHNHGTDIGGIHVSNSPNCSTGQSPWVPPGVAAGMCNMTEVQNASQEIARNALPFRSILSAPYMRNIMQALSQNPSLIVHFMLSNPRFIGILHPHQEVARELQALLQLLHSPDMPLVMANPRATKALFQIQQGFQTLGLEVLRFARGSAPGSGAAGSLADGGSVTGTGSEPRENASPAPGSAESGCQPCNVEQITQGLAQASPPLPQTPETQFQQQLEQLYVMGFLKHEANAQTLRAAGGHVNTAIDKVLG; translated from the coding sequence ATGGCTGGGAAGGGACAGGGTCCTGGCGGCAACCCTGCAGAGCCCCAGATCATCAAAGTGACAGTCAAGAGCCTCGAGGAAAGGGAAGAGTTTGCAGTGTGGGAGAACAGCACCATCGCCGACTTTCGAGGCGAAATCGCCAAGCGCTTCCACGCTCCCACCAACCTGCTCCTCTTGATCTTTGCTGGGAAAGTTTTGAACGACCGAAATACTCTCAGCCAGGCCCGGATCCATGACGGATTCACCATCCACCTTGTCATCAGGCTGAAAACGAGAGCAGAGGACCAGGAAGATCAGCAAACTAACGCCAGCACACATGCTGCCACCCTTCCAGCTGGCTCAGCTGGTCTGGCAGATCTCAGCATGCTACCTGGGAATGCACCCAGCATTTTAGCTTTCCTAAatgagctccagcagctgctggtggTCAACCCTGAAATGATCCTACAGAGTCTGGAAAATCCCTTTGTCCAGAGCATGCTGTCAAATGCCAACCTGATAAAAGGGCTCTTAAGGGaacaccccctgctccagctgcttGAGCAGCAGAATCCAGAGGTCAGCCACATCTGGAACAACCCAGCCCTCCTGCGAGAAATGATCGAGTTTGTTAGGAACCCAGGGATGATGCAGGAAATACTGAGAAACCGGAgccagactctgctgctgggtggAGACAAAGTCTTGTGGCAAATGCTCCCTGATACTCCAAAGCCAACTCTGAATGGACCACAGGCGCAGTGTGGGAGTGACCCACCCCAGAACAAGCTGCCCCCAGCAGGGGTCAGCCAACCGTCCCACCCTTTGCCGAATCCTTGGGCCTCTCAGTTTGGTCCACAGAGTTGCATCCCCCATCACAACCATGGCACTGACATTGGGGGTATTCATGTCAGCAACAGCCCAAACTGCAGCACggggcagagcccctgggtgCCGCCTGGAGTCGCAGCTGGGATGTGTAACATGACGGAAGTGCAGAACGCCTCGCAAGAGATAGCCAGGAATGCCCTGCCTTTCCGGAGCATCCTGTCTGCCCCCTACATGAGGAATATAATGCAGGCCCTGAGCCAGAACCCCAGTCTCATCGTGCACTTCATGCTGAGTAACCCCCGGTTCATTGGCATCCTGCATCCCCACCAAGAAGTAGCGCGGGAGCTCCAAgccctcctccagctgctgcacAGCCCAGACATGCCGTTAGTGATGGCAAACCCGAGAGCCACCAAGGCTCTGTTCCAGATTCAGCAGGGTTTCCAGACCCTGGGGCTGGAAGTGCTCAGGTTCGCCCGAGGCAGCGctcctggctcaggggcagcggGAAGCCTGGCAGATGGCGGATCAGTAACCGGGACTGGTTCTGAGCCACGTGAGAATGCAAGCCCAGCCCCAGGATCGGCCGAGTCGGGGTGCCAGCCCTGTAACGTTGAGCAAATCACCCAGGGTCTTGCTCAAGCAAGCCCCCCGCTTCCCCAGACTCCAGAAACCCaattccagcagcagctggagcagctctaCGTAATGGGTTTCCTGAAGCATGAAGCCAACGCACAAACTCTGAGAGCAGCTGGAGGACATGTCAACACTGCGATTGACAAAGTTCTGGggtag